A stretch of Paenibacillus mucilaginosus 3016 DNA encodes these proteins:
- a CDS encoding SDR family oxidoreductase — MSILVTGATGALGSLVIQHLLRTVPGDQITAVVRHVEKASSLTALGVEVRHGDYADPASLEKAFAGADKLLFISSPDTDDTLRIVQHANVVKAARDAGVGHLFYTSFAYAEESVIPLRHVHLATEHMIRTTNLPYTFLRNSLYTEVFVNPGLAASLPHGALVTNTGSGRLNTAFRSDLAAAAAAVLTGEGHENKTYNLVSDTAWSYDELASLIAGITGKPFVHQAVSYEEQANMLRSAGLPEPVVQLVAGINQAVAEGETSRTSGDLRNLIGELTPLRTAVEDILKGSV; from the coding sequence TACCGGCGCTACCGGCGCCCTAGGCAGTCTCGTCATTCAGCATCTTCTCCGGACCGTGCCGGGCGATCAGATTACAGCGGTTGTCCGTCATGTGGAAAAAGCTTCTTCGCTTACGGCCCTCGGCGTGGAGGTGCGCCATGGCGACTATGCGGACCCTGCCTCGCTGGAGAAGGCCTTTGCCGGCGCGGACAAGCTGCTTTTCATCTCGAGCCCTGACACCGATGACACGCTGCGCATCGTGCAGCATGCCAACGTAGTGAAGGCGGCCAGAGACGCGGGCGTCGGGCATCTTTTCTATACCTCTTTTGCGTATGCCGAAGAATCGGTCATCCCGCTCCGGCACGTGCACCTGGCGACGGAGCATATGATCCGGACAACGAACCTCCCGTATACGTTCCTCCGCAACTCGCTCTATACCGAAGTGTTCGTCAATCCGGGCCTGGCCGCATCGCTTCCGCACGGCGCTCTTGTGACCAACACGGGCAGCGGCCGGCTCAACACGGCGTTCCGCTCGGATCTCGCGGCCGCTGCTGCCGCCGTGCTGACGGGCGAAGGGCATGAGAACAAGACGTACAATCTCGTATCCGACACGGCCTGGAGCTACGACGAGCTCGCCTCGCTGATCGCCGGGATCACCGGCAAGCCGTTCGTGCACCAGGCGGTGTCTTACGAGGAGCAGGCGAATATGCTACGCTCCGCCGGTCTTCCGGAGCCGGTCGTTCAATTGGTGGCCGGAATCAACCAGGCCGTCGCGGAAGGGGAGACCTCCCGCACCTCGGGGGACTTAAGGAACCTGATCGGTGAACTGACTCCTCTGCGTACCGCGGTCGAGGACATTCTGAAGGGAAGTGTGTAA